The genome window GTAACAtaatatgtcatatatatttgtatataacatATTTAATACACCTGTAAAGCAGCAATCAGAGGAGAGGATAATGTCTACAGACCTAACGAGTAGAGTCCACTTGCTCTTCACTAAGGGAAAAGCCATAGAAAGAGAGGACTAAGTCGTAATGCCCAGGAAGTATTAGCCCTCCCTGGAGAACCTGGCAAGGGTCTACCAACCCATGCCCGAAGAGTCCCAGGGGAAGCCATTTGGGGCAACATGTAGCGGATGAAGAAGCATGGCAGAGACCCTGGAAGCATGGGGAACGGAACTATGAAACCACTGCAGGAGGACCAGATGATGCTTATGCTGAGATATCTAAGGCAAGCCCATCGACGGTAGTGGTCCTGTCGACCATCACACTGCTGCCCCAGGACCCACACAATGTCCACTCCTTTACCTATGATTACAATTACAATTGGTTctttccctccacccacccatcGGCTCCTCCAGCTGCATCCTCAGGCCCGTCCCATACTGTCTTGGATTCAGTGCTGCTTCACAGAGGTACACAGTTCCACTGGTTCCAGTCGCAGGGCACAGGGATATGATTCAGACTGTGACTCATTTTCTGCATAATTTTGTTATTCTTGTCTACATGAGAATACACGGGGAAGCCACGTTCGATCAGAGCCTGGGTCTGGTAATAGATGACGTAGGTGACGAGACCATGGGCCCGGTACTCAGGTAGGGTGCCCCCCATCCGCATCTCTCCTGTCTGGTCCATCAGGGACCAGGACACAGGGGTCCCCTCAGGCCCCAGCAGGCAGAAGTTGGGGAAGGTCCGGATACAGCGCTCGATGAATCTCTGGCTCCACTCATTGCCACCGAAATGCCAGAATTTATTCACCACGGCAGCATGGGTAGGATCCAACAATGAGAGTTTAAACATCTCTTGGTCACTATGGATGTtccaagagaaaagcaaagtccATGAGTTTAGAGGTTTATATTTGTTCTTACCTCTATTATCTTGAGAGACAGAGTAGGCAGAGGAAATAGCGAACGCAAAGTCTGGAGTATAAGTGAGCTTGTAATgacagaggaacagaaagaaggccgGTGTTGTTGGACTGAGTGAGTTAGAAGGACAAGACAGGTCAAAGAAGTTGACATAGGCCTGACATATTCCAGGTGAGAAAAGAAATGGGGAGAAACACggtttgaattatgtttttaaaaaagattattctGGCTGCTTTGAAGAAGATGGATTGTGGGGAGCCAGagtaaaagcagaaagagaagttGGGAGGCTACTTTGGTAGTGAGAGGTGTAAGTAGCATAGGGTAGCTTTTATCAAACTCACATGGCCTTGGGTTTGCCATCGCTAAGTGATAAGTTCTTTATATCCAGCAGGGAAGGAGCCAGTTCCCTTATTGCCTCAATCGCCATATAGAGAATGTTTTGTGATCGCTTGACTTTGAAGGATTTAGTGGCTGCAAGACTTTGGATT of Balaenoptera ricei isolate mBalRic1 chromosome 8, mBalRic1.hap2, whole genome shotgun sequence contains these proteins:
- the LOC132370002 gene encoding glycine N-acyltransferase-like isoform X2; translation: MVYGTVFHMNQGNPFKLKALVDKWPDFNTVVIRPQEQDMTDDLDHYTNTYHIYSKDLKNCQEFLSLPEVINWKQHLQIQSSQSSLNEVIQSLAATKSFKVKRSQNILYMAIEAIRELAPSLLDIKNLSLSDGKPKAIDQEMFKLSLLDPTHAAVVNKFWHFGGNEWSQRFIERCIRTFPNFCLLGPEGTPVSWSLMDQTGEMRMGGTLPEYRAHGLVTYVIYYQTQALIERGFPVYSHVDKNNKIMQKMSHSLNHIPVPCDWNQWNCVPL
- the LOC132370002 gene encoding glycine N-acyltransferase-like isoform X1; amino-acid sequence: MFPLQGAQMLQMLEKSLRKSLPTSLKVYGTVFHMNQGNPFKLKALVDKWPDFNTVVIRPQEQDMTDDLDHYTNTYHIYSKDLKNCQEFLSLPEVINWKQHLQIQSSQSSLNEVIQSLAATKSFKVKRSQNILYMAIEAIRELAPSLLDIKNLSLSDGKPKAIDQEMFKLSLLDPTHAAVVNKFWHFGGNEWSQRFIERCIRTFPNFCLLGPEGTPVSWSLMDQTGEMRMGGTLPEYRAHGLVTYVIYYQTQALIERGFPVYSHVDKNNKIMQKMSHSLNHIPVPCDWNQWNCVPL